Sequence from the Thermocoleostomius sinensis A174 genome:
TTGAGTGGGGTAGTAAAGGTTGGTTGAAGTGTGAAACTATCAGAACAAACAATATCCGCTCTTGGCTCGATTATCACTGGGGATGGAGGGCGATCGCCATATCGAACCGGTCCACAATTAGTTTCGTTCTTCAATCAATTTGGTTCAAACGACACTTATGAAAGTGGATTCCCTTCTCGTTGGTATTACGCAGAAGAGAAGTTGCGTGAATTTAATGACACACCAACTATAAAAGATATTCTTGTTGCAGCTCTTGATCCCCGCCACTTCCTCCCTAAAGAACTCGATATTAATGTTGCAGTCGAACATCTCAACCAGTTTCTTGAGTTTGATAATTATGAATTGCGACCTTCAGGGAAGAGATGGGATGTTTACAAATTAAACGGTTCTTTAATCGAGTTATCGCACCCTTATGAGAATTCAGTTGAACTGACCCATATCTTTATTGACGAACAAATAAAGAAGTGTGATAAGAAACTGGGTGAAGGAGACTTCGATGGTGCAATTACCAATGCACGCTCTCTTGTTGAAGCTGTTTTGTCAGCGATTGAGAAAGAATTTGATCCCAATCCGCCTGAATATGATGGCAATCTTCCGAAGTTGTATAAGAGGGTTCAAAAGCACTTGAATCTCTCGCCAGGGCAAGAGAGCCTTGCAGAATGCTTAAGGCAAATTCTGTCGGGTTTGACGAGCATAGTTTCTGGTTTGGCTACTTTACGCAATACAATGAGTGACTCTCATGTTATTTCATATAAGCCATTAGAACATCATGCAAAGTTAGCGGTTAATTCTGCTAAGACTCTCTGTGATTTTTTGTTTGAAACTAAGGAGTATCAAGTTCAGAAAAAGAAGGATAACGCCCCCTAACAATCGCGCTGCACCGGAACGTATCAATATGATCGGTTAGGTTGCAAAAGTTATCTGCGTCCGGTGAGCGCGACCGTTATACCGCCTCAAGGGATCTGCCAGAAATTGCTTAGGCTTTCTTAGTGATCACAAAAATTATTAGATATAATAGTATCTCTGTACTCTCCCTAAAGAATATTGATTGAATTGTCCTTGAGTTAAGGCTTAACCAAGTTTATGGATGAAAAGCACCAGCAACCTGAATCAGAAGCCTTTCGTCCTTCGGATTTCATGAGGGCGCGACGACCCTATCTATTTTCTGATACACAAGTAATTGGAGAGCCGCTTTTAGATCGGAGTTTCCTTGAGTATTACTTAGAAACTTTGACTAATCGTAGCCAAGAAAAAGATTTTGAGCATTTCTGCCGACGATTAGCTGAAAAAGAAATTTGTCCTAATCTCTTGCCCCAAACAGGACCGACTGGAGGAGGAGATAGCAAGGTAGACTCTGAAACCTACCCTGTTTCCGATGCTGTTTCAATTCGCTGGTACGAGGGAATTGGACGCGAAGCTGCTTCGGAACGGTGGGCATTTGCCATTAGTGCAAAACAACAATAGCGCTCAAAAGTTTGTTCTGATGTACAAGGCATTATAGAAACGCAGCGTGGTTACACCTTAATCTATTTCATTAGTAGTCGATATATCAAGGACAAAGATAGAGCCAATATTGAAGATGAATTGCTTAAAAAATACAACGTTAGTGTACGAGTTCTAGACAGAACTTGGATACTAGATAAGGTGTTTCAGAATAAGCGCGAATATTTAGCTATAGAAACTCTAAAAATTAGTTCGCCATTGACTCAATCTATTAAAAAAGGTTCCTTAGATACAGCTCGTGAATCTGAGTTAAATGAGTTAGAGACACAGATACAAGATCCTACTCGATATCAAGGTATTGAGTATCAGCTTGTAGAGGATTGCATTGAAGTAGCTAAACTGGCGCGTGAGCTTGAATTGCCACGTATAGAAGTCGATGGGCGTTTCGCAAGAGCTGAGCGTATAGCCGAACAATATGGAACGCATCGGCAAAAACTTCAATGTGCTTATGATAAAGCGTGGACTTCTTTTTGGTGGCATGATGACTTTAATACGCTCAATCAAATTTATGATAATGTTGAATGTTTAACAGTTGGCAGTGATCAAGTCACAGATATTGAATTATTAGCTAACTTATGGCAGCTATTATGGACTACTGTTCAACGCTCACAACTTAATGCTTCTGATGCAAAAATAGATGCACGGACTGAAGCCTTACGCATTGAGTTACAAAGACTTCAAGCTGATAAAGATCGACCAAGCACTGTTTTACAGTCGCGGTCGATTGAGTTACTGATGGATCTTAGTCAGTCTCACGATAAACCTCTTGAATTGAAAAGGATACTTAGTGATTTTCGTAAAGTATTTGAGGAAGGCAAAGGTTTAGTTAATTTTCCTGTAACGCCCCTCATTAAAATCCTTATGAAATTAGGTGAATATTTGCCTAATGATCCTGACTTTGATGAGCT
This genomic interval carries:
- a CDS encoding abortive infection family protein, producing MKLSEQTISALGSIITGDGGRSPYRTGPQLVSFFNQFGSNDTYESGFPSRWYYAEEKLREFNDTPTIKDILVAALDPRHFLPKELDINVAVEHLNQFLEFDNYELRPSGKRWDVYKLNGSLIELSHPYENSVELTHIFIDEQIKKCDKKLGEGDFDGAITNARSLVEAVLSAIEKEFDPNPPEYDGNLPKLYKRVQKHLNLSPGQESLAECLRQILSGLTSIVSGLATLRNTMSDSHVISYKPLEHHAKLAVNSAKTLCDFLFETKEYQVQKKKDNAP